The following coding sequences are from one Anguilla anguilla isolate fAngAng1 chromosome 12, fAngAng1.pri, whole genome shotgun sequence window:
- the LOC118210057 gene encoding 14-3-3 protein gamma-1-like, with protein MVDREQLVQKARLAEQAERYDDMAAAMKSVTELNEALSNEERNLLSVAYKNVVGARRSSWRVISSIEQKTSADGNEKKIEMVRAYREKIEKELEAVCQDVLNLLDNFLIKNCSETQHESKVFYLKMKGDYYRYLAEVATGEKRAAVVESSEKAYSEAHEISKEHMQPTHPIRLGLALNYSVFYYEIQNAPEQACHLAKTAFDDAIAELDTLNEDSYKDSTLIMQLLRDNLTLWTSDQQDDEGGEANN; from the exons CAATGAAATCG GTGACTGAGCTGAATGAGGCCCTGTCTAATGAGGAGAGGAACCTGCTGTCCGTGGCCTACAAGAACGTGGTGGGGGCGCGGCGCTCCTCCTGGCGGGTCATCTCCAGCATCGAGCAGAAGACCTCGGCCGACGGCAACGAGAAGAAGATCGAGATGGTGCGGGCGTACCGCGAGAAGATCgagaaggagctggaggccgTCTGCCAGGACGTGCTCAACCTGCTGGACAACTTCCTGATCAAGAACTGCAGCGAGACGCAGCACGAGAGCAAGGTCTTCTACCTGAAGATGAAGGGCGACTACTACCGCTACCTGGCGGAGGTGGCCACGGGCGAGAAGAGGGCCGCGGTGGTGGAGTCCTCCGAGAAGGCCTACAGCGAGGCCCACGAGATCAGCAAGGAGCACATGCAGCCCACCCACCCCATCCGCCTGGGCCTGGCGCTCAACTACTCCGTCTTCTACTACGAGATCCAGAACGCGCCCGAGCAGGCCTGCCACCTGGCCAAGACCGCCTTCGACGACGCCATCGCCGAGCTGGACACCCTCAACGAGGACTCCTACAAGGACTCCACGCTCATCATGCAGCTGCTGCGGGACAACCTCACACTGTGGACAAGCGACCAGCAGGACGACGAGGGAGGCGAGGCCAACAATTAG